In the Aromatoleum bremense genome, one interval contains:
- the queA gene encoding tRNA preQ1(34) S-adenosylmethionine ribosyltransferase-isomerase QueA — MSLTLDDFDYVLPPELIAQAPLAERCASRLLVLDGDRLDDRGFCDLPELVQPGDLLVFNDTRVIHARLYGTKETGGHIEVLIERAVGPHEALAQVRASKSPRAGSRLRLADAFAVTVLGRVGEFFHLRFPDSDDLFDLLEQHGKLPLPPYIDRSADEHDESRYQTVYARERGSVAAPTAGLHFDQPMLAELAKRGVRGAWLTLHVGAGTFQPVRVNDLGEHRMHRERYVIPQETVDAIAATRAAGRRVIAVGTTSLRALEGAAQDGPLEAGTGETELFILPGYRFQVADALITNFHLPKSTLLMLVSAFAGLETVRRAYAHAVGHSYRFFSYGDAMFITHRNDAI; from the coding sequence ATGTCACTGACTCTTGACGATTTCGATTACGTACTCCCGCCCGAACTGATCGCCCAGGCGCCGCTCGCCGAGCGTTGCGCCAGCCGCCTGCTGGTGCTCGACGGCGACCGCCTGGACGATCGCGGTTTCTGCGACCTGCCCGAACTCGTGCAGCCCGGTGATCTGCTGGTATTCAATGACACGCGAGTCATCCACGCGCGCCTGTACGGCACCAAGGAAACCGGCGGCCACATCGAAGTCCTCATCGAACGCGCGGTCGGCCCGCACGAAGCGCTCGCCCAGGTCCGCGCGAGCAAGTCGCCGCGCGCCGGCAGCCGGCTGCGCCTGGCCGACGCGTTCGCCGTCACGGTGCTCGGCCGCGTCGGCGAGTTCTTCCATCTGCGCTTCCCCGACAGCGACGACCTGTTCGACCTGCTCGAACAGCACGGCAAGCTGCCGCTGCCGCCTTACATCGACCGCAGCGCCGACGAGCACGACGAATCGCGCTACCAGACCGTGTATGCGCGCGAGCGCGGTTCGGTCGCGGCACCGACCGCCGGACTGCATTTCGACCAGCCGATGCTCGCCGAACTGGCGAAGAGAGGCGTACGCGGTGCCTGGCTGACGCTGCACGTTGGCGCCGGCACCTTCCAGCCGGTGCGCGTCAATGATCTCGGCGAGCACCGCATGCACCGCGAACGCTACGTGATCCCGCAGGAAACCGTGGACGCGATCGCCGCGACGCGCGCCGCCGGGCGTCGCGTGATCGCGGTCGGCACGACCAGCCTGCGCGCGCTCGAAGGCGCCGCGCAGGACGGACCGCTCGAAGCAGGCACCGGCGAGACCGAACTCTTCATCCTGCCGGGCTACCGCTTCCAGGTTGCAGACGCCTTGATCACGAACTTCCACCTGCCGAAATCAACGCTGCTGATGCTGGTGTCGGCGTTCGCGGGCCTCGAGACGGTGCGCCGCGCGTATGCGCACGCCGTCGGCCATTCCTACCGATTCTTCAGCTACGGCGATGCCATGTTCATCACCCACCGCAACGATGCAATTTGA
- the nhaR gene encoding transcriptional activator NhaR — protein sequence MLNFKQLHHFWNVARAGGIVRASERSGLAPQTLSGQIAILEASLGVSLFRRRGRGLALTETGQMVLDYAEEIFRVGSELEEALHNRAAGRAIPFRVGIADVVPKAIAWLLLAPSMKLAEPVRIVCREDKMVRLLGELAIHKLDVVLADSPMPAHMDVRGYNHKLGESTISFFAAPSLAESLTGSFPANLARQPMLIPGADAAVRRPLMQWFEEQHIAPHIVGEFDDAALMKAFGEAGVGVFPAATLIAEQVCRQHGVRCIGEAPAVSEAYYAISVERRISHPATLAISRSGLEGAKRD from the coding sequence ATGCTCAATTTCAAGCAGCTCCACCACTTCTGGAACGTTGCGCGCGCAGGTGGCATCGTGCGCGCAAGCGAGCGCTCGGGCCTCGCTCCGCAAACGCTGAGCGGCCAGATCGCAATCCTCGAGGCGAGCCTCGGCGTCTCGCTGTTCCGCCGTCGCGGACGCGGGCTCGCCCTGACCGAAACCGGCCAGATGGTGCTCGATTACGCCGAGGAGATTTTCCGCGTCGGCAGCGAACTCGAGGAGGCGCTGCACAACCGTGCCGCCGGTCGCGCGATTCCGTTCCGCGTCGGAATCGCCGATGTCGTGCCGAAAGCGATCGCGTGGCTGCTGCTCGCACCGTCGATGAAGCTCGCCGAACCGGTGCGCATCGTCTGCCGCGAGGACAAGATGGTCCGGCTGCTCGGCGAACTGGCGATCCACAAGCTCGACGTCGTGCTCGCCGACAGCCCGATGCCGGCCCACATGGACGTGCGCGGCTACAACCACAAGCTGGGAGAATCGACGATCAGCTTCTTCGCCGCACCTTCGCTCGCCGAAAGCCTGACGGGCAGTTTTCCGGCGAACCTCGCCCGCCAGCCGATGCTGATCCCGGGCGCCGATGCCGCGGTGCGGCGGCCGCTGATGCAGTGGTTCGAAGAGCAGCACATCGCGCCGCACATCGTCGGCGAGTTCGACGATGCCGCGCTGATGAAAGCGTTCGGCGAAGCGGGCGTCGGCGTGTTCCCTGCGGCGACGCTGATCGCGGAACAGGTGTGCCGCCAGCATGGCGTGCGCTGCATCGGCGAAGCGCCCGCGGTCAGCGAAGCCTACTACGCGATCTCGGTCGAGCGCCGCATCTCCCACCCGGCGACGCTGGCGATCAGCCGTTCGGGACTGGAGGGCGCGAAGCGGGATTGA
- a CDS encoding HPF/RaiA family ribosome-associated protein: MRIDLQCSGLEAPSGLRDYVARRMRFAIGRFRDQIQWARIKVADVNGPRGGADKRCVVQLRLRNCPDVIFSVTGTDARPVVDLAAERVSQVLIRRLARLRQFSRDAAAGPDPVMAGT, translated from the coding sequence ATGCGCATCGATCTGCAATGTAGCGGTCTGGAAGCACCGTCGGGTCTGCGGGACTACGTCGCGCGGCGAATGCGTTTTGCGATCGGCCGCTTCCGCGACCAGATTCAGTGGGCCCGCATCAAGGTCGCGGACGTAAACGGGCCGCGCGGCGGGGCCGACAAACGTTGTGTGGTACAACTGCGGTTGCGCAATTGCCCGGACGTGATTTTTTCGGTGACCGGGACGGACGCGCGCCCGGTCGTCGATCTGGCCGCGGAACGGGTCTCCCAGGTGCTGATACGCCGCCTCGCGCGGCTGCGGCAGTTCAGCCGCGATGCGGCAGCCGGCCCGGATCCCGTTATGGCCGGGACCTGA
- a CDS encoding Bax inhibitor-1/YccA family protein, with product MENRIGTMTRSEASVLSTNRVIRNTYMLLSLTLAFSALTAGASLALGLPHPGIIVTLVGYFGLLFLTTKFRDSGLGILFVFALTGFMGYTLGPILSHYLAMPNGGQVVMQAMGGTAAIFLGLSAYALTSRKDFSFMGGFLVVGILVAFLAGLGAIFFEMPGLSLAVSAMFVLLMSGLILYETSNIIHGGETNYVMATVTLYVSIYNLFTSLLHILGVMNND from the coding sequence ATGGAAAACCGCATCGGTACGATGACAAGGTCGGAGGCCTCGGTCCTGTCGACGAACAGGGTCATCCGCAACACCTACATGCTGCTGTCGCTGACGCTGGCATTCTCGGCGCTCACCGCCGGCGCGTCGCTCGCGCTCGGCCTGCCGCACCCGGGGATCATCGTCACGCTGGTGGGGTACTTCGGCCTGCTGTTCCTGACGACGAAGTTCCGCGACAGCGGGCTGGGCATCCTGTTCGTGTTCGCGCTCACCGGTTTCATGGGCTACACGCTCGGCCCGATCCTGTCGCACTACCTCGCGATGCCGAACGGCGGGCAGGTGGTGATGCAGGCGATGGGCGGCACCGCGGCGATCTTCCTCGGCCTGTCGGCGTACGCGCTGACCAGCCGCAAGGACTTCTCGTTCATGGGCGGCTTCCTGGTGGTCGGCATCCTCGTCGCCTTCCTCGCCGGCCTGGGCGCGATCTTCTTCGAGATGCCCGGCCTGTCGCTCGCGGTGTCGGCGATGTTCGTGCTGCTGATGTCCGGCCTCATCCTCTATGAGACCAGCAACATCATCCACGGCGGTGAAACGAACTACGTCATGGCGACCGTGACCCTGTACGTGTCGATCTACAACCTCTTCACGAGCCTGCTGCACATCCTCGGCGTGATGAACAACGACTGA
- a CDS encoding cation-translocating P-type ATPase, protein MATETRRWHTLTAETAAEALGLDAVRGLSTEQVAERLARFGPNRLAEAAPRPVWLKFVDQFRNFLVIVLIFAAVLAWAIGEFKDAMVILVVVLLNASLGFYQEHRAERTLAALKDMLAARARVRRNGRLVEVDASELVPGDIVLLEAGDRIPADGRLLAAHHLEVEEAALTGESHAVGKSTAALETAELPLGERANLLYMNTVVTRGRAELIVVATGMATEMGQLAGMIASTAETETPLQRQLDSLGKKLAAIAGVVVTVIFALDFARGLPWTQAAMSAVALAVAAIPEGLPAVVTVTLAIGMWRMAQNRAILKKLSAVETLGCTTVICSDKTGTLTLNQMTARACWIACERFAVSGEGYRAEGCITGSRDGDAALRLRPLLLPVALCSDSRVHDGELVGDPTEGALWVLAQKGGCEPPAEQERRARIAEIPFDSAHKFMATFHDAGEHVDMFIKGAPDVLFARSSRWLVADREEPLDETARHCIITENDHLAGQALRVLAVARRRIPKHEFDPEADLWAWADGWTFVGLAGLMDPPRPEAAAAIERCNRAGIQVKMITGDHKVTATAIAGEIGLRGDVVSGAELDVMTDAELAARVNRITVFARVSPTHKVRIVKALKAAGHVVAMTGDGVNDAPALKAADIGIAMGITGTAVTREAATMVLTDDNFATIVRAVEEGRVIFDNIVKFVRFQLSTNIGAILTVLAATLLGMPAPFTAIQLLWINIIMDGPPAMTLGIEPARPGIMRAAPRAQDAQILTLHRLARLSLYGATMMVGTLWLFRSALAEHGEARALTLAFTTFVLFQFFNVFNARNEHGSAFNSQFLTNVRLWIALGGVLALQGVVVHWPPAQAIFGTTALESGDWLLSAAVASSVLLLDEARKLLQRRLFPARKQP, encoded by the coding sequence ATGGCTACCGAAACCCGCCGCTGGCACACCCTGACCGCCGAGACCGCCGCCGAGGCGCTCGGGCTGGACGCCGTCCGCGGCCTGAGCACTGAACAGGTCGCCGAGCGGCTCGCGCGCTTCGGCCCGAACAGGCTCGCCGAAGCGGCACCGCGGCCGGTGTGGCTCAAGTTCGTCGATCAGTTCAGGAACTTCCTGGTGATCGTCCTGATATTCGCCGCCGTCCTCGCCTGGGCGATCGGCGAATTCAAGGATGCGATGGTGATCCTCGTCGTCGTGCTGCTGAACGCTTCACTCGGCTTCTACCAGGAGCATCGCGCCGAACGCACGCTCGCGGCACTGAAGGACATGCTCGCCGCGCGGGCTCGCGTGCGGCGCAACGGCAGGCTCGTCGAAGTCGACGCCAGCGAGCTGGTTCCCGGCGACATCGTGCTGCTCGAGGCGGGCGATCGCATCCCCGCTGACGGCCGGCTCCTCGCCGCGCACCACCTCGAAGTCGAGGAAGCGGCACTCACCGGCGAATCCCACGCCGTCGGCAAATCGACCGCGGCGCTGGAGACGGCGGAGCTACCGCTCGGCGAGCGCGCGAATCTGCTCTACATGAACACCGTGGTGACACGCGGACGCGCCGAGCTGATCGTCGTCGCGACCGGCATGGCGACCGAGATGGGTCAGCTCGCCGGCATGATCGCCAGCACCGCCGAGACCGAGACTCCGCTGCAGCGCCAGCTCGACAGCCTCGGAAAGAAACTCGCGGCGATTGCCGGCGTCGTCGTGACCGTGATCTTCGCCCTCGACTTCGCGCGCGGCCTGCCCTGGACGCAGGCGGCGATGAGCGCGGTGGCACTGGCCGTCGCGGCGATCCCTGAAGGCCTGCCGGCGGTCGTCACGGTGACGCTCGCGATCGGCATGTGGCGGATGGCGCAGAACCGCGCGATCCTGAAGAAACTCTCCGCAGTCGAGACGCTCGGCTGCACGACCGTGATCTGCTCCGACAAGACCGGCACGCTGACGCTGAACCAGATGACCGCGCGCGCGTGCTGGATCGCGTGCGAGCGGTTCGCGGTCAGTGGCGAGGGCTACCGCGCCGAGGGCTGCATCACCGGCAGCAGAGACGGCGACGCGGCCCTGCGCTTGCGACCGCTGCTGCTGCCGGTGGCGCTGTGCTCCGACTCGCGTGTGCATGACGGCGAACTCGTCGGTGATCCGACCGAAGGCGCGCTGTGGGTGCTCGCGCAAAAAGGCGGCTGCGAGCCGCCCGCCGAACAGGAACGGCGCGCCCGCATCGCCGAAATCCCGTTCGACTCGGCGCACAAGTTCATGGCGACGTTCCACGACGCTGGCGAGCACGTCGACATGTTCATCAAGGGTGCACCGGACGTGCTGTTCGCGCGCTCCTCGAGGTGGCTCGTGGCGGACCGCGAGGAGCCGCTCGACGAGACCGCGCGCCACTGCATCATCACCGAGAACGACCATCTCGCCGGACAGGCGTTGCGGGTGCTCGCGGTCGCGCGGCGCCGCATTCCGAAGCACGAATTCGATCCGGAGGCCGACCTGTGGGCGTGGGCCGACGGCTGGACTTTCGTCGGCCTCGCCGGCCTGATGGATCCGCCCCGCCCCGAAGCGGCGGCGGCGATCGAGCGCTGCAACCGGGCCGGCATCCAGGTCAAGATGATCACCGGCGACCACAAGGTCACGGCGACGGCGATCGCCGGCGAGATCGGATTGCGCGGCGACGTGGTCAGCGGTGCCGAGCTCGACGTGATGACGGACGCCGAGCTGGCCGCGCGCGTCAACCGCATCACCGTCTTCGCGCGCGTGTCGCCGACGCACAAGGTCAGGATCGTCAAGGCGCTGAAAGCGGCCGGCCATGTCGTCGCGATGACCGGCGACGGCGTCAACGATGCGCCGGCGCTGAAAGCGGCCGACATCGGCATCGCAATGGGCATCACCGGGACCGCGGTGACGCGCGAGGCGGCGACGATGGTGTTGACCGACGACAACTTCGCGACGATCGTGCGCGCGGTCGAGGAAGGGCGCGTGATCTTCGACAACATCGTCAAGTTCGTGCGCTTCCAGCTGTCGACGAACATCGGCGCGATCCTGACCGTGCTGGCCGCGACGCTGCTCGGGATGCCGGCGCCGTTCACCGCGATCCAGCTGCTGTGGATCAACATCATCATGGACGGCCCACCGGCGATGACGCTCGGCATCGAGCCGGCCCGCCCGGGCATCATGCGCGCCGCGCCGCGCGCACAGGACGCACAGATTCTCACGCTGCACCGCCTCGCGCGGCTGTCGCTATACGGCGCGACAATGATGGTGGGCACGCTGTGGCTGTTCCGCTCCGCGCTGGCCGAGCACGGCGAGGCGCGCGCGCTGACGCTGGCGTTCACGACTTTCGTGCTGTTCCAGTTCTTCAACGTGTTCAACGCCCGCAACGAACACGGCAGCGCATTCAACTCGCAATTCCTCACCAATGTCCGGCTATGGATCGCGCTCGGCGGCGTACTCGCGCTGCAGGGGGTGGTGGTCCACTGGCCACCGGCTCAGGCCATTTTCGGCACGACCGCGCTGGAGAGCGGGGACTGGCTACTCTCCGCGGCGGTCGCCTCGAGCGTCCTGCTGCTCGACGAAGCGCGCAAGCTGCTGCAGCGGCGGCTGTTTCCCGCTCGCAAGCAGCCATAG
- a CDS encoding hemolysin family protein, with amino-acid sequence MEIFLLVALILLNGAFAMSEIALVTARRGRLARLAEDGDASARVAIELGEEPTRFLSTIQIGITSIGILNGIVGEAALAAPLATWLQTLGLAQDPSEVGATVLVVVVITYVSIVVGELVPKRIGQINPEGIAILVARPMKALAIGSRPFVRLLMWSTALLLRLLGKRDEGGPSITEEEIHALLEEGSEAGIIEKNEHTMVRNVFRLDDRQIGSLMVPRADIVWLDVTRPLDENLARMAESDHSRFPVCRGGLDDILGIISSKQLFNQTLKGGKTDLTQQLQPPIYVPESLTGMELLDQFRASSTQMVFVIDEYGEIQGMVTLQDVLEAVTGEFHPHSLEEAWAVQREDGSWLLDGMIPIPELKDRLELKTVPEEERGRYHTLSGMVMWLLGRLPHTGDVSQWGEWRLEVVDLDGKRIDKVLATRIPEPSAAVTQDSPALTPPAD; translated from the coding sequence ATGGAAATTTTCCTTCTCGTCGCCCTGATTCTGCTGAACGGGGCCTTCGCGATGTCCGAGATCGCCCTCGTCACCGCGCGCCGTGGCCGGCTTGCGCGGCTCGCCGAAGACGGCGACGCGTCGGCCCGCGTCGCGATCGAACTCGGCGAGGAGCCGACCCGCTTCCTGTCCACGATCCAGATCGGCATCACGTCGATCGGCATCCTCAACGGCATCGTCGGCGAAGCCGCGCTCGCGGCGCCGCTCGCCACCTGGCTGCAGACGCTCGGCCTCGCGCAGGATCCGAGCGAAGTCGGCGCGACGGTGCTGGTCGTCGTCGTGATCACCTATGTCTCGATCGTTGTCGGCGAACTGGTGCCGAAACGGATCGGCCAGATCAACCCGGAAGGCATCGCGATCCTCGTGGCCCGCCCGATGAAGGCGCTCGCGATCGGGTCGCGCCCGTTCGTGCGCCTGCTGATGTGGTCGACCGCGCTGCTGCTGCGCCTGCTGGGCAAGCGCGACGAAGGCGGACCGAGCATCACCGAGGAAGAGATCCACGCGCTGCTCGAAGAGGGATCGGAAGCCGGCATCATCGAAAAGAACGAGCACACGATGGTGCGCAACGTGTTCCGCCTCGACGACCGCCAGATCGGCTCGCTGATGGTCCCGCGCGCCGACATCGTATGGCTGGACGTCACGCGCCCGCTCGACGAGAACCTCGCGCGGATGGCCGAGTCCGACCATTCGCGCTTTCCGGTGTGTCGCGGCGGGCTCGACGACATCCTCGGCATCATTTCGTCGAAGCAGCTCTTCAACCAGACGCTCAAAGGCGGCAAGACCGATCTCACGCAACAGCTGCAGCCGCCGATCTACGTGCCCGAGTCGCTGACCGGCATGGAACTGCTCGACCAGTTCCGCGCATCGAGCACACAGATGGTGTTCGTCATCGACGAATACGGCGAAATCCAGGGCATGGTGACGCTGCAGGACGTGCTCGAGGCGGTCACCGGCGAATTCCACCCGCACAGCCTGGAAGAAGCCTGGGCGGTGCAACGCGAGGACGGCTCCTGGCTGCTCGACGGCATGATCCCGATCCCAGAACTGAAAGACCGTCTCGAACTCAAGACGGTACCGGAGGAAGAAAGGGGGCGCTACCACACGCTGAGCGGCATGGTGATGTGGCTGCTCGGCCGCTTGCCGCATACCGGAGATGTTTCCCAGTGGGGGGAGTGGCGACTGGAGGTCGTCGATCTCGACGGCAAGCGCATCGACAAGGTGCTCGCGACCCGCATCCCGGAACCCTCGGCTGCCGTGACGCAGGATTCTCCGGCGCTGACTCCGCCCGCAGACTGA
- a CDS encoding acetyl-CoA carboxylase carboxyltransferase subunit alpha, which translates to MKTTFLDFEQPVADLEAKIEKLRFVQDDSAVDISEEIARLEAKSQTLSRNLYAKLTPWQIAQVSRHPQRPYTLDYARHIFTDFVELHGDRSYADDKAIVGGLARFNGQSCVVIGHQKGRDTKEKILRNFGMPRPEGYRKALRLMRLAEKFGLPVFTFVDTPGAYPGIGAEERGQSEAIGRNLYVMAELKVPIIATIIGEGGSGGALAIAVGDQVMMLQYATYSVISPEGCASILWKSAEKASEAAETMGITAARLKSLGLIDRVVNEPAGGAHRDHRAMAQSLKRALQDALRQVADLSPTELVEKRFERLMSYGRFKEQNVA; encoded by the coding sequence ATGAAGACCACCTTTCTGGATTTCGAACAACCTGTTGCCGATCTGGAAGCAAAGATCGAGAAGCTGAGATTCGTCCAGGACGATTCGGCAGTGGATATTTCCGAGGAGATCGCACGCCTCGAAGCGAAGAGCCAGACGCTGTCCAGGAACCTGTACGCGAAGCTCACGCCGTGGCAGATCGCGCAGGTGTCGCGCCATCCCCAGCGGCCCTACACGCTGGATTACGCGCGCCACATCTTCACCGACTTCGTCGAGCTGCACGGCGATCGCAGCTACGCCGACGACAAGGCGATCGTCGGCGGCCTCGCCCGCTTCAACGGCCAGAGCTGCGTCGTCATCGGTCACCAGAAAGGCCGCGACACGAAGGAAAAAATCCTGCGCAACTTCGGCATGCCTCGGCCGGAAGGCTATCGCAAAGCGCTGCGGCTGATGCGGCTGGCGGAGAAGTTCGGTCTGCCGGTGTTTACTTTCGTCGATACCCCCGGCGCGTATCCGGGGATCGGCGCCGAGGAGCGGGGCCAGTCCGAGGCGATCGGCCGCAATCTTTACGTGATGGCCGAACTCAAGGTGCCGATCATCGCGACGATCATCGGCGAAGGCGGTTCCGGCGGCGCGCTGGCGATCGCGGTCGGCGACCAGGTGATGATGCTGCAGTACGCGACGTACTCGGTGATCTCGCCGGAGGGCTGCGCGTCGATCCTGTGGAAGAGTGCCGAGAAGGCGTCCGAGGCGGCCGAGACAATGGGCATCACCGCGGCCCGCCTGAAGTCGCTCGGTCTCATCGACCGGGTCGTCAACGAACCGGCGGGCGGCGCGCATCGGGATCATCGCGCGATGGCGCAGAGCCTCAAGCGTGCGCTGCAGGATGCGTTGCGCCAGGTGGCGGATCTTTCTCCGACCGAACTGGTCGAGAAGCGGTTCGAGCGCCTGATGAGCTATGGCCGGTTCAAGGAACAGAACGTCGCCTGA
- the tilS gene encoding tRNA lysidine(34) synthetase TilS has product MLAAAAVAPRQRLCVAFSGGADSTTLLHLLARLRPRFGFDLCAAHVHHALSPNADAWLDFCARQCAALGVAFHPFREQVARDHPAGLEAAAREVRHAALARVACDWLVFGHHQDDQAETLLFRLLRGTGLRGAAAMAAIEPGSPGRLRPLLGVRRADIRAFAQAASLEWIEDESNADPRHARNFLRHHVFPLLGEAFPGAVPALARASGHFHEADGLLGDLAVLDCAACGGWPLPRDRLLALSDERVRNVLRWRIREMGCEAPARARLVEAVRQLRATQAPLYLPLGTAACCTYRGRLWLEPPRDGAPEQPLAWRQEPVLRWGAGVVRFEPVTGAGLGRAALQRAVDVALLPRWPGLTLRQDGGRPRRSFKNLCQEAGIPAWLRPRLPVLCVDGEAAWIGEIGVAAEFRCGAGEAGLLPVWQR; this is encoded by the coding sequence GTGCTCGCGGCGGCAGCGGTGGCGCCGCGACAGCGCCTGTGCGTCGCGTTCAGCGGCGGGGCCGACTCGACGACGCTGCTGCATCTGCTCGCCCGCCTGCGGCCGCGCTTCGGCTTCGACCTCTGCGCAGCCCACGTCCATCACGCACTGAGTCCGAACGCCGACGCGTGGCTCGACTTCTGCGCGCGACAATGCGCCGCGCTCGGCGTGGCTTTCCACCCGTTTCGCGAGCAGGTCGCGCGCGATCATCCGGCAGGGCTCGAGGCGGCTGCGCGCGAGGTCCGTCATGCCGCGCTCGCGCGCGTCGCGTGCGACTGGCTGGTGTTCGGCCATCACCAGGACGATCAGGCCGAAACGCTGCTGTTCCGGCTGCTGCGCGGCACCGGTCTGCGCGGCGCCGCGGCGATGGCAGCGATCGAGCCGGGATCTCCGGGACGGCTGCGGCCGCTGCTCGGCGTGCGCCGTGCCGACATCCGCGCCTTCGCGCAGGCGGCTTCGCTCGAGTGGATCGAGGACGAGAGCAACGCCGATCCGCGCCATGCCCGCAATTTCCTGCGTCACCACGTATTTCCGCTGCTCGGCGAAGCCTTCCCCGGTGCGGTCCCGGCGCTCGCGCGCGCGAGCGGCCATTTCCACGAGGCGGACGGGCTGCTCGGCGATCTCGCGGTGCTCGATTGCGCCGCGTGCGGCGGCTGGCCATTGCCGCGTGACCGGCTGCTGGCGCTGTCCGACGAGCGGGTGCGCAACGTCTTGCGTTGGCGGATCCGGGAGATGGGTTGCGAGGCGCCGGCGCGCGCGCGGCTCGTCGAGGCCGTCCGGCAACTGCGCGCCACGCAGGCGCCGCTGTACCTGCCGCTCGGCACGGCGGCGTGCTGCACCTACCGGGGCCGGCTGTGGCTGGAGCCGCCGCGCGACGGCGCACCGGAGCAGCCGCTCGCGTGGCGGCAGGAGCCGGTGCTGCGCTGGGGGGCCGGCGTCGTGCGCTTCGAGCCGGTGACCGGCGCGGGCCTCGGCCGGGCCGCGCTGCAGCGTGCGGTGGACGTCGCGCTGCTGCCGCGCTGGCCGGGGCTCACGTTGCGGCAGGACGGCGGGCGTCCGCGGCGCAGTTTCAAGAACCTGTGCCAGGAAGCGGGTATCCCGGCGTGGCTGCGTCCACGGCTGCCGGTGTTGTGCGTCGATGGTGAAGCCGCGTGGATCGGCGAGATTGGCGTCGCGGCCGAATTTCGCTGCGGTGCGGGCGAAGCCGGACTGCTGCCGGTGTGGCAGCGCTGA
- a CDS encoding response regulator transcription factor encodes MNPACAHIIDDDEAIRDALQWLFKTRDVACATWPSAEEFLAAVQPDWRGCAVIDIRMAGMSGLECFDALRARSNLLPVVFITGHGDVPMAVAALKKGAFDFIEKPFNDSDLVDVVVRALDADAQRQVAAATRETVEARLALLTAREREVMEQILAGKYNKVIADHLNISMRTVEAHRSKVFDKMAVRSAVELAQLINLVGGR; translated from the coding sequence ATGAATCCCGCCTGCGCCCATATCATCGACGACGACGAAGCGATCCGCGACGCGTTGCAGTGGCTGTTCAAGACGCGCGACGTGGCGTGCGCGACGTGGCCGAGCGCCGAAGAATTCCTTGCCGCCGTGCAGCCGGACTGGCGCGGCTGCGCGGTGATCGACATCCGCATGGCAGGCATGAGCGGGCTGGAGTGCTTCGACGCGCTGCGTGCGCGCAGCAATCTGCTGCCGGTGGTGTTCATCACCGGCCACGGCGACGTGCCGATGGCGGTGGCGGCGCTGAAGAAAGGCGCGTTCGATTTCATCGAGAAACCGTTCAACGACAGCGATCTCGTCGACGTCGTGGTGCGCGCCCTCGATGCCGACGCCCAACGCCAGGTTGCGGCCGCGACGCGTGAAACGGTCGAAGCACGGCTCGCGCTGCTGACGGCGCGCGAGCGCGAAGTGATGGAGCAGATTCTCGCCGGCAAATACAACAAGGTGATCGCGGACCACCTGAACATCTCGATGCGCACCGTCGAGGCCCATCGCTCGAAAGTCTTCGACAAGATGGCGGTGCGCTCAGCCGTCGAGCTCGCTCAGCTGATCAACCTGGTCGGCGGGCGCTAG